Genomic DNA from Leishmania donovani BPK282A1 complete genome, chromosome 32:
AGCTGCACATGAAGGAGATGGTGAGTGAAGCACCAGCTCTCAAACATGGGCTTGTCATAGTACCACaggtcgcagcggcggccctTCCCGGCGCTACAGTGAGAAGCACGAGAGACTCGTTTCCTTTTGCTGTGTTTGGCAGCCGATGCGCTCTCTACCTCAGACgcggccgcgtcgacggcggtgcggcacgacttctctgccgcctcaACGGGGATCGCGGCCTCGTCTGCGGACGGCTGCGCATCGTCGCTCTCAGGACTGACGCACTGGCAGACGATGCAGTCGTCGTCTTTGTTGGACCTTCCGTCACCAACTTGACggtaccgccgccgcctgccgaAAGGGGCGCCGACCGAGGCGAACGGCGTGAGTTGCAGAAAGTCGCCGGAGAGAATCATCTGCAAACCCCCGAACGGCTGACTGGCGTCACGCCCTGCCATGCGACGGGCGGCCCGCTCAAAAGACTCAAGCACCCCCGCGTGAAGCATGGAAACTTCGTCGATGACCACTACGTCCACCTCCGCGAGGACCCCGGTGTTTCTGAATTGCAGTCGACGCGGGTGTCCGAGTTTGTCGACCGAGGACCCTGTTGCGAAGTCGTCTACGACCACCTCTTCCTCGATTCCttcaccatcgccgccccCGTTCTCTTGACCGTCGTCGATGTCGAAGGCGGCATCCGTgggtggcggctgcgtcgaCAGGTCCGTCATATCATCTGGGGTGGGTAGAGGCACGCCAAAGGTGCTGTGAAAAGTGTTGCCACCGATGTTCAACGCGGCAATACCGGTGGAGGCCGTGATGGCGATGCGGTATCCCTGTGCCGTCAGTTTcgctgcgatggcgcgcaATAGGTGCGACTTGCCGGTCCCCGCCTCGCCCCCAATGAACAGCGATGCACCTTGGCACGCCAAGTCGCACACAGTGGCTTGCTCCCGTGTCAGCAGAGATTCCGTTACTGCTTTGTCTTTCGCCGGCAAAAACACAACGTCGGAGGCCGTGCTCGCCCCTGTCAgatcagcagcaccggcaacGTCAAATCCACTGCGGCGCTCCATCTCCCCTTTCTTCGCCATTGACTGTGATCCACTGTTCTGCGAACGGCACTTTGTCCAATGCTCGCTGCATCCGGTACGCTGTGCAGCCGCAGACCTGAACGAGTCCGGGGTCGAAGCACCCGTTGGGAATTGCGGAGCCCCACGCCGGggcggtagcggcggtgCATTCTCCCAGTGAACAgttgcggtggcggaggtAGCGGCTGCGCTTCCCTTCACGCGCGTCTCGACTTTTTGTGTGAGCTTTTTCTGCGCTATTCCGCACCGGATCGAGCGGCACCGCatcgaagaaaaaaaaacgaagagagtTGTGCGAGTAAGGGTTCtgataaaaaaaaagagttCACCGTCGAACCAAGGAGGTCGCCCTCTCTGCctgagcagcggcgttcGGTTCCAGCGACCCTCAACGCCTGTGTTGGCcttgtctgtgcgtgcaggtGCCAGTGCAGAATCGTAGTCAAGAGTGGAGCACAGAGTGGCAACGATGATACGAGAGATTGCAATGGAtgagaggtggtggtggtggggataCAAAAAAGCAAGTGCGaaaggagagcagcgccgccctgaggagggaggcgcacgTAGACAtgcccacacacatacacaaagCAAGAGGAGCGGGGAGTGGCGGAGCAGCCAGTCCCCGCAAAAGAAGCGCTCACAAACATGTGCACAACACACCGAGCGGTCGAGAATTGCGGATCGCTTCGCTGGAGGTGAGTGCTTGGATGGTGCGGCGGCATCCGTCGCTGGGCTGCACGGCTTTCACTGATGTGCTGTACGCACGTCAacgctcttctccttttgTACCGTCTCGCAAGACTACAAAAACGCACAGCTCCGTCTCTCATCGCGTGCGGGCGTCGGTGCCTACGGCAAAGGGTACCGACGCGTGCCCGCTTTGGTCTCTAGGGGACGGgccggggaggaggggtggggggtggggggggcggacgccgtcgtcgttgcgaccctccccccgctccctccccccaaaaaaaggaaacggTGGGCACCAAAAGTGAATGCGGATCTATTTATCCAAAACAACAGTAAAAGAagaacacacacagcgcgaacgtccggcggcggcggggcgaAGATGCCCGCCACACGACAGCATTGCCGGCACGGCGCGAGCGGCGTGATAAAAGACACGGCGATGGTGTCCTCCTGACATCATGACGCAAAGGAGGACGTCTATGAAAAGCACTGAATGACAAGCCCAGGAGGCCAATAGGCACAAGAAACAGCTGCGTTTTCGCTTACACATCCATGAAGCGAAGCACCGGTGGCGGGGGTGCGAACTCGGCGTTTCGTGACCGCGCAGAGACCGTGACGCGCTGATAGGATGGGATGTCttggcgctgctcctcggcgACCAGGGAGTGTAAGGACTGCCGAAGCAGTTTCAGCTGGCGGTGCTCCTCGGCTGTCACGTAcaagcggtggcagcgcacAGGTGGGAGCCGGTACTCCTCCGTGTCGCCCTCAGAGTCGATGAGCCTGCGCATTCGCAGAAGGGCAAACAGCTCCGCACCGGTGACGGGGCAGAGAATAGTAGCCTCCACGTTCAGAGAAATCGGCTTTGGTCGTGCAGCTGCCTTCGGCGCTGACTTGCGTGACCTGGCAGCCGTGGACGTACTCCCCTCCCGCGTCGCAGGCCAGCGCGCCGCTGATGTTGACGACGGCGCGTGCCGAGACCCGGAgcgtcgcggcgctgaggaGACACGATGCTGACTCGATGCAGTCGTCCGCCCACTCCTCCCTCGATCACCTTGTACGCGCCCTGCCATCGCTGCCTCAGGTGACCGACGGTACTCGCGCGAGCTCACCCGCTGTTCCCCGGCGGTTGGGTTGAAGTGCGCATCGCTTGACGGCATCCGTGAGGTCCTGAGGTGATGAGCGGTCGGGTCGCGGAAGACACCACGCGGCGCATTCGCCGTGCCTGCTTTGGTGGAttgcgcgccgcaccgcgacCACTGCCATTCGCgcgacaccgccgtcgtctcgtcgccgtcgcctgctACAGAGTCATGTAGAAACCCATGAGTAAAGAGCCGAGTCTCGCTCGCATTTTCGGTGGCAGGCTCCGCGGCCGCCGGGAGCACTTCCACATCCACCGAGGAGTCACCTTGATCATGCTGGCACCACGACGATGTCGGTGGGAGTGGGGCAGTGTCGTGCGAGAAAGAGTCATCCTCGCCCGGCGAGCGCGTCGGGGTGGCCGTTTCAGCGCGCGTGCCCGGCGGTGGCCGAGGTGAAGGACTTGAATCGTCAGCATCACTCACCGCACGAGACTCGGTGAGGCCTCTGTGAGGAAGCTCTTCCCGGGGCGCTGTTGCGTCATCACTCACGGCAGCCTCGGCGGGAGCCCCTCTCGTTGATAACGGCACGACGGAGTGTGGAGAGGAAGTCGTGAGCTGCATCATCTTCTGCCGCAACCGCTCCTGTACGACGCGGAAGGCATCAAAAGAGGTCGCCTCATCGGCAAGCATCGTGCCAACGATCGTGGCGTCGGCTGCGGTGATGCGCGACTCCTCGCGAGGAGTGTTCTGTGGCGTGCATCCTTCGCCATTGCGGGGGGTCAGATTCACCGTGTTCGCGGCGAGTGACGCCGTGGGTCGGCGAGGGCTTGGAAACCGCTCTGGAAACCCACACGAATGCGAGCCGGCAACGCCACACGGCATGAATGGAACGGGCGAGCAATCCATGTTATCTTGTCCTGCGTTGGCAGCGAAAGCTCCGGGGGAAACCGTGGCAGGGGCTTTGGGCACCGGGCTTGGCAGACCACCCCTGATGCGTACGATGTCGTTTGTTACGCCAGCCTCTGACAAGGAGCCGGAAGCGTGGTGCCGTGCAAGCTGCAGCATCGCATTCACTCCAGATCCAGGCTTCGCTGCACAGGTGCGTGTGATGAAGGCTGGCGGGCTGCTCGTGCCGAAGTGGTGACCAAAAGCAGCATCCTTTCTTGGGGCGCTGTGCACTTGATTCACGTCGCGTTCGCTGATACCATTTGTGCGCGGCACTTGACTCTTGCTCGTGACTGGCCTTGAGATAGGCGCCGACGATGGCGGTGTAGACGTGGAAGCTATCGGGTTTGTGGCCgcgggtgccgccgcagagccTACTGCTCTCGCCTCCACAAAGTAGCGATGCTCGAAaacgcgacgctgctgctgctgttcctctTCCCGTTCTTCGACGGTGTGGCATAGGCTCGACAGGCGAGCTCGCATCGCGCTCATACGGGTCTCGAAAGCGTCGCTCATGGTGAGGTACACAAGGAATGAGGCGCACCCATACGCGTCCAGTCTGCGGTCGCGAGAAGAATTAGCCCGAGAAGCAGAACGatctgaaa
This window encodes:
- a CDS encoding helicase-like protein, whose product is MPPHHPSTHLQRSDPQFSTARCVVHMFVSASFAGTGCSATPRSSCFVYVCGHVYVRLPPQGGAALLSHLLFCIPTTTTSHPLQSLVSSLPLCAPLLTTILHWHLHAQTRPTQALRVAGTERRCSGREGDLLGSTVNSFFLSEPLLAQLSSFFFLRCGAARSGAE